Proteins found in one Deltaproteobacteria bacterium genomic segment:
- a CDS encoding glycine--tRNA ligase subunit beta: MGLFALEVGTEEMPARFLPTLEQALQSGFDQVLTREHLEHGPVETHSTPRRLLVFVERLAETQTNQEIVVTGPPAAIAFQADGSPSKAAQGFARTHGVETDDLFVQTTDKGQYLAARKATGGARALDILPGVCREILSALPFPKKMHWAPDGFLFGRPVRWILALLDNDVVPFELACLSSGRLTFGHRVMGPGPFSVPTARELSPILLDRGRIVADRAQRMAMIVEQGDRLAAEAGGTIIWSDRLLSQVADLVEWPTAMLGRFDQAYLALPREVLLTSMEAHQKSFGLEGPDGALLPAFLTVVNIESERPELVRQGWEKVLRARLEDARFFWEADSKADLDDWLKSLESVVFLGPLGSMGDKSRRLKRLAGGLAALIDPGLELDMARAGRLAKADLVSHMVGEFDDLQGIMGGIYTRQKGESERVAQALYEQYLPAGPDTRVPKSLPGAVLALADRLDNLIGCFGLGMAPTGAADPYALRRQTLGLTRILLEHGLRLELRSLLKMALDEYGSVKWKLPSGDIVAAVEDFIGQRLKALWGAQGIDGRLLEACLRAGLGDLPALKARVAALEDFSRADDFEQAALAFKRADNIIRKQGDRAGAVLTGKFDVNLLQEDGEKKLAAALEGLEDTWAQALGRDDYPELFGLLRTLRPTVDGFFDQVMVMCEDQGLRLNRLNILQALVNRLSALADFSALQV; encoded by the coding sequence ATGGGACTTTTCGCCCTTGAAGTCGGCACCGAAGAGATGCCGGCCCGATTCCTGCCAACCCTCGAGCAGGCCCTGCAATCCGGATTCGACCAGGTCCTGACCCGGGAACACCTCGAACATGGACCCGTCGAAACACACTCCACGCCGCGCCGTCTTCTGGTGTTTGTCGAAAGACTTGCCGAAACCCAGACCAACCAGGAAATAGTGGTCACCGGCCCCCCGGCCGCCATCGCCTTCCAGGCCGACGGCTCCCCGTCCAAGGCCGCTCAGGGCTTTGCCAGAACCCATGGAGTCGAGACTGACGATCTGTTCGTGCAGACCACGGACAAAGGCCAGTACCTGGCTGCCCGCAAGGCAACGGGCGGAGCCCGCGCCTTGGACATCCTTCCCGGGGTCTGCCGGGAAATCCTTTCCGCTCTCCCCTTCCCCAAAAAAATGCACTGGGCCCCGGACGGGTTCCTCTTCGGCCGCCCGGTCCGCTGGATTCTGGCTCTTCTGGACAACGATGTGGTCCCTTTCGAGCTGGCCTGCCTCTCTTCCGGACGGCTGACCTTCGGCCACAGGGTCATGGGTCCCGGCCCCTTTTCGGTCCCCACCGCCCGCGAACTTAGTCCCATTCTTCTGGACCGGGGCCGCATCGTCGCCGATCGGGCCCAGCGCATGGCCATGATCGTCGAACAAGGCGACCGATTGGCCGCCGAGGCCGGAGGCACGATCATCTGGTCCGACCGGCTCCTATCCCAGGTTGCCGATCTGGTCGAATGGCCCACGGCCATGCTCGGCCGATTCGACCAGGCCTATCTGGCCCTGCCTCGGGAGGTTCTCCTGACCAGCATGGAAGCCCACCAGAAAAGCTTCGGCCTGGAAGGGCCTGACGGCGCCCTCCTGCCCGCCTTCCTGACCGTGGTCAACATTGAGTCCGAGCGGCCGGAACTCGTCCGCCAAGGATGGGAAAAGGTTCTCCGTGCCCGTCTGGAGGACGCCCGGTTCTTCTGGGAGGCCGACTCCAAGGCCGATCTTGACGACTGGCTGAAATCCTTGGAAAGCGTCGTCTTCCTCGGACCTCTGGGAAGCATGGGGGACAAGTCCCGTCGCCTGAAGCGTCTGGCCGGGGGACTGGCGGCCCTTATAGATCCGGGTCTTGAACTGGACATGGCCAGGGCCGGCCGTCTGGCCAAGGCCGATCTGGTCTCTCACATGGTCGGGGAATTCGACGATCTCCAGGGGATCATGGGAGGCATCTACACCCGGCAAAAGGGGGAAAGCGAGCGGGTGGCCCAGGCCCTATACGAGCAGTACCTTCCGGCCGGCCCGGACACCCGGGTTCCGAAATCACTACCCGGAGCCGTCCTGGCCCTGGCAGACCGTCTGGACAACCTCATTGGCTGCTTTGGGCTGGGCATGGCTCCCACCGGGGCCGCAGACCCGTACGCACTTCGCCGTCAGACCCTTGGCCTCACGCGCATACTTCTCGAACACGGCCTGCGACTCGAGCTGCGAAGCCTGCTGAAAATGGCCCTTGATGAATACGGCTCCGTGAAATGGAAACTCCCGTCCGGAGACATCGTTGCCGCCGTCGAGGACTTCATTGGCCAGCGTCTAAAGGCCCTCTGGGGTGCCCAGGGTATCGACGGCCGGCTCCTGGAGGCCTGCCTCCGGGCCGGCCTGGGCGACTTGCCTGCCCTCAAGGCCAGGGTAGCGGCCCTGGAGGACTTCAGCCGGGCCGACGACTTCGAACAGGCCGCTTTGGCCTTCAAACGGGCCGACAACATCATCCGCAAGCAAGGGGATCGGGCCGGGGCCGTGCTGACCGGAAAATTCGATGTGAATCTGCTGCAGGAAGATGGGGAGAAAAAACTGGCTGCGGCCCTGGAAGGGCTGGAAGACACTTGGGCCCAGGCCCTCGGCCGCGATGACTATCCCGAACTCTTCGGACTGCTGCGGACGCTTCGGCCGACCGTGGACGGCTTCTTCGACCAAGTCATGGTCATGTGCGAAGACCAGGGGCTTCGACTGAATCGGCTGAACATTCTTCAGGCGCTGGTCAATCGACTTTCCGCCCTGGCCGATTTCTCAGCCCTTCAGGTCTGA